The Microbacter margulisiae genomic sequence TGTCTATGACCTGACCTTGTATAGTGTAACGTGGATTCTTTTGGGCTATTATACCACTGGGAAGTATGAATAAAAGAATAATGAACAATATATTCCTTCTCATATGATAATAATTTAGTTTGGTGAATGCATTAAAATTTATGGCCTTACATCAATATATTCCTGTTGATAAATGCTTTATATAAATATTTACATTAAACAACCAGCGCATGATTGACAAAAAGCGCCTAAGGCCTCAACCTTACGCGCTTTTTAAAATCCGGATTAAAAATGCTTGTGATTAAAAACGGCTTTCAATGACCTTCCAGTCTAAGACGTCCCAGAAGATAGAAACATAATCGCCACGACGATTTTGGTAATCAACATAGTAGGAATGTTCCCAAACATCGCATGTCAAAACAGGGGTTAATCCCTTGCGCAAAGGATTGCCTGCATTGCTTTCCTGAATAACTTCAAGAGAGCCGTCAGCTTTCTTTACCAGCCATGCCCATCCTGAACCGAAAAGGCCAACGGCAGCCTTAGAAAATTGTTCCTTAAAGGCTTCAAACGAGCCAAAGCTCTTGTCAATAGCTTCTGCAAGCTTCCCTTCCGGTTTTGCTTTCGGAGAAGGTGAAAATTGAGTAAAATAGAAAATATGGTTCCAGGTTTGCGCTCCGTTATTAAAGATAGGGCCTTCAGCTTTTAGAATGATATCTTCCAGTGACGCATGTTCAAAGGGAGTACCCGGAATAAGGTTATTCAGGTTGTTCACATATGTTTGTGCGTGTTTGCCCCAATGAAGTTCAATTGTTTGCTGGCTGATTTTTGGCGCTAAAGCATTGGTTGCATATGGCAGCGCCGGTAGTTCATGTTTCATAATCGAAAATAATTTAGTTGTTAGTTTATACTTTGATGATTTGTTCTGAATCTCTCATTCGGTTACTTTTACAGACATCTAATTTTCAACCGGATATCATTAATCTACCCGAATAAACTATCACAAATATACAAAAAAAATCGCCGTTTGGTACTCCACAGGGACGGAAAAGCAACAAAAAAGCCACAGGAGACACTACATCAGACTACTAAAAATGGCCATCCCTGCCCCCATTTTCGGGGAACAGAAATGGCCATAGACAAGTTTTGGATATCCGCTATCCGGAATACCGGCAATCAGATTACTTCAACTCCTTTACAGGCGAAAAGACCTGGTTCCTCACCAGTTCCTTTACATTATATGGAGCAGGCGCTCCGCCAAGATATTTATGGAACCAATCCAGATGGGCATCGTAATACAAAGGCATGGATTTAACCACGTTGGGCCAGTGTCCATCGTTCTTAAAGATGATCAAACGGGATGGGATTCCCAAAGTTTGCAATGTTGTGAAATACTGAATCCCCTGCGTATATGGAACCCGGAAATCAAGTTGCCCGGTAATAATCAACGTAGGCGTAGCAAAATTCCGCACATATTCCGATGGGGAGAATTTCTTATACAAATCCGAATTCCACGGCTGGCCTTTCAGGTCAAAGTTTGGAAACCATAGTTCTTCTGTTGCTCCCCATTCGGAACGCAAATCGTAAAGCCCCATCATCGAAGCCAGGCATTTAAAGCGTTTGGTTCTGGCCTGGAACCAATTCATCATGTATCCGCCGTATGACCATCCCATAGCACCCATGCGTGTTGAATCAACGTAAGAGAGGTTAGCAAGGGCATCTGTCACTTTCATCAGGTCTTCGAAAGGTTTTCCGCCCCAGTCGCCCGATATCTCACGGGTATATGCCTGTCCGTATCCCGTTGATCCGTGCGGGTTACAGAATGCCACCACATAGCCTGCACCCGGATAAACCTGCCAGTCGCCACGGAACGAATTCATCCATTGGCTTTGCGGACCACCATGTACATTCAGGATAAGCGGATATTTGCGGGCCGGATTGAAATCATGTGGCTTAACAATGAAGACTTCCACTTTTTTGCCATCCACTCCGGCTACCCACATCGTATCGGCAGGACGGATATCCACTTCTTCTTCCAGCTTCCGGTTGAAAAAAGTCAATTGAGAGGCCCGTGCATTACCCGAAGCATCCATGCGGTATAAAGCTACCGGCTTGCCTACTGTACTGGCAGTGTAATAAAGATTTCCCTGACGGTCAAGGTCAAAGCCGTAGATCGTCTTTGCGCCACTGACAGGCGTTATTATAGCCTGGTTCTCGATATCTATTTTATACACTGGCTCACGACCCAGCACCTCTCCGGTAAAATAAATCGATTTGGAATCGGCGCCCCATTTCAGATCGTCAATCCAGTTATCAAACGAACCGGTAATGATCTTTGACTCGCCTGTTTGTCTGTTGTATAAGGCAATCCGGAAAAGATCGGACTCATATCCCGGAATGACCTGCTTGCGGTAAGCAATATATTTTCCATCGGGAGAATAAACAGGAGAACCGTCCCATGCTTTGTTATCCTTTGTGATATCCACGGCTTTCCCTCCGGTCACCGGCACGATAAAAAGATCGGCATTGGTGGAAGCTTCGGGATGCGCATCATGATTAGAGACATAGCAAAGCTCCTTGCTGTCCGGTGAAAAGTTATATCCGATACCGCCTCCCAGCATAAAGGTGGGGGAAACATACTTCCCGGGAGTTACATCGGTATAGGTATGGGTTTGCAGATTATACACGATAACATGGGAATACTTCCCGGCTGCATACTGCGTCCAGTGCCTGAATAATAAATGATCGGCCAGGTATGCCTGCACAGGACCATTCGTAGCCAGGGAATCGGTTATCTCATTGCACCGGCTGTTAGCACCACATTCGGGATATACGTCAGCAGCAAATGCAATCAGTTGGTTATTTGGCGACAACACCGGAGCGTCCACGCCCATGGAAAAGTTGGTAATCTTGCGTGACTGGCCGCTGCTGAATGTATAAAGATACAATTGCGGCGTACCCGATGCGCTGGAAACATAGTAAATACCCCTGCCATCGTTTGTCCAAAGAGGATTCTCATTCCCTTTGCCGTTAGAGGTAATCGGCCTCAGGTGACTGCCATTGGCATCGGCAACGTAAATATTCACCATTGCTTTTCCTGCCGGAAGGTTATAATCCGTCAGGGTAAATGCAATCTGTTTGCCATCGGGAGAAACCACAGGAGTGCCTACATTGCGCATTTTATACAAGTCTGCAATGGTAAAAGCCTTTTTTTGTGCATACGAATGCCCTGCGGATAAGCACAAAATGGCCATTAATACATAGATTAGCTGTTTCATCTGAATTGGTTTTAGTTTACAATGAAAATATCTTTATTCAAAAGTACAAATATATTCCGGATATAACTGGAATTTATTTACAAAAAATATGCATCACAGGGTCTCGTAGCAGAGGTTCTCTGTGAAATAGCCGCCAGCGATGTTCATCAGCCAACTGCTCACATTATAGGTATAACTGATCTTTTTTGTCCCCTGAAGTTGCTTGACAGCGCCATGGCGTCGTAGCTGTTGATAATCTGTTGTCCATTCCCGAACCGGATAGTATCAGAAATATTTATTTCTTTAGTCTGCCTCCAAATAACCTTTTATCATTAACAGGGTCTTTTATTAAAAGTAGCGTTTCGCAAATTGATTTTATTCGATCATCCGACCAACCGCTATATTTGTGCATGATTTGGGCAACTAATTTTCTCTTATCATAAAACACTAAAGTCATTGGTGTGTGGATTCGATCGTAAAGCTCATGAGCATAGGTATAGTTAAATGATTCAAAAGGTAACCTGATTGTTTTTGTTCGTAGTAATTGATTGTACTGTATCAATAGTTCCTCTTTATTATAATCTATAGAAACAGAAACAACCTGCCTGCTTCTTTTGCTTATTAACTGCCAAACTGTAAAAGCTATAATTAAAAAATACACTATCCATCCATAAATAAATTCTTTGTGCATAAGAACAAAAATAAGTATAAATTGAAGCACAAAGATTTGTGCCCCTTTCCAAATACGTAACTTTATCGAAGGCAGATGATTAATAACATAGGTTGTATTTGATTCCATATGGTTTGTTCTATTCCATTTTTGCCTGGTTCATACTTCAGTGCCTTGGGGGTCTCTCAGATAGTAGTAATATACTCCTCCCCACGCTACCGCAGCGTGTAGGTCGGTTCCATCATCTTATTAGCAGTTACGAAAAGATAAATCTTTTCTCACAGCACACTCTGCGGCAGTAGAGAAATTACTAATTTTGAATACTTAATAATCTTCCGAACACTCGTAATTACAAATCTGCGGTAGCGAGGGAAACCCGACAGCAACGTATCGTCCGGCTTACCGGATTCAATTCCTGCAAATGCCCCCGATGCAAAACCGGCAATATGATTCCGGTAGAAATAATCCCGCGTATCCGTTCGCCCGATAACGTGTTTTATCCCCGAACAACAAACCTGAACCTGTAATCTCTCAACCTCAAAGCCCTGTATAACGCAGGGATGGCCATTGCTTTGTCTATACAGTAGCAAAAACCGCTGTTTATGCTTGTTTTTTTATCTTTATCTGCTGCTTTCTTGTAGAAAATCTACTGATTACAGCACTATTTGTTCTTTCTTTTGCCCTTTCCTCCCTGCAACAACCTATCAAAACAGGCCGCTTTCTCCATAACAACATTTCTACTCCAAGCTCGCTGAACAGACTTCTCGAACAGGGAATACGGTTTACCCCGTTATACGGGGTTCAACCCACGCTTCCTTGCTGGGTCGTCCCGACCGCAGGAAGCCTAAGTATTATGCAACGTTTTTATTCTTTTAAAGGTAAATGATTAATCCAAATTTTCCTTTCACCAAAGTCCAATATTTTCTTTGTGTAAGGATATAATTGAAATATGCGTTCAGTAAACTTATCCCATATGAAGATATGAGTAAAATAGTCTGATTTAAGATTTAAAATTAATTCTCTCTCTTTACTATCCAATTGCATTAATGAAATCTCGCCTTGTCTTAATGTGTTTTGCATTTCAAAAATAAACATATCATGTAAACTCAATCCTCCAGCATAGATTATTAGCCATTTTTGTATATAATTGTTCTTGTATTTCTTTGAAGATTTTTCCTTTTTATCAACTATTTCTTGAATAGCTGTTTCATTTTGCAATATCTCACCTGACTGCAAGCAAGAATCCCACCACAGGTATTTCTTTTCAGGATATTTATCACAAAGGGATATTGAATCTATATAATTGCTTAGAATTGGGAACTTGTCATGTGATACTTTTTCTGTTTTTTGTTCACCTCTATTCAATTTTGCCGATTTAATGACCTTAACTATTTCATTGAAATAATTATCATTTAATAATTCCCTATAATTAACTTGGTCATTATGAAAATGAATCACTCCATATAAGTAATCATAGGCTGGTTCAACGGCGGATAATCTTTTCTTTAATTCATCAACAAATTTTTTCCATTCGCTTAACTTTTTCTGTCTCATCGAACCTTTTCTGGTAAAATCAGAATAGTATTTTGTTATCTCTACACCAATCAGTTTACTATCGATTTCTATTTCGTAATCAGGACATTCAGAAGTAACTAATGATGTGGGCGAGTATTGCAATCTCTTTAGAAATTGTTCAATAATCTCTCTTTCCTCCTCTTTAGTGTCTGTATGAATTTTCAATAGTATTTCAGATGCTGGCATGTCTCTGTTTTAAAATGTAACATCTTAGTGTTTTATTCATCATTTTCGTGCACCAAAGTTATTGAAAAGAAATTAAGTTTCAAATTTTTACGACCATTATTTAATGTGCAGAAGAAAATGGTGAATAAAACATAGTTGAACGGAACCTATTGCTATGGGAAAGGTATTTGGGCAGGTTTTATATTTGGCTCGAATTTAAAATAGAAGAAAGTGCGTTTTAGATTTCATGCAGTACAGAGTTGTTATTTTGATTGAATTTTATTTACATACAGACATAGTTTTCCCCGGTAGATTTTGATCATCTTTTTTCGGGATAGTTTTCAATTTTTTAAAGAACGCTTTTACAAACAGCAGGATTAGCCCGGCTCTATATGTAAATTGCTGTTATTAGGAATTATTGTTAACTTTCCTTTGTTGCATTTGGGGCAAATAACAGGGTCTTTGCCTGTAATGATTTGTAATACTTCCATGGCTTGTAATCCCGTGAGTTTTGATAAACAGGTTGGAGTAAGTATGATGGAGTAACACAAGTCAAGTTGAGATTTTCGGTTGCACATAGCCATAAAGCCAAAGTAACGGATTTTACAAAATCCTGTTGGCAAAATATGTTGCATAAACCTGCGGATAAACTCACGGGCCTCTAAAGTCATGGCTTTTCTTGTTCCCCCTGCTTTGTTATCTTTGTAGTAAAAAGTCACTTTACCTGCTTTATAATCCACAATACGGTGATTACTAATGGCTACACGATGCGTGTAATTTCCCAGATAACGGATAAGATTGTCAGGTGAAGAAAACGGTTTTTGAGCATATACTACCCATTTTTTATCATAGCATTTTGTTTTCAGTGTTTGAAAACAGACAGTATCCTCAGGTAGTTTTATTTCTCCTTTGTTGATGGCTTCTTCCAAGAACCGACATAAAATACCCCTGAAAACTGCACTCAACACTTTTACCGGAACAAAAAACTTTTTGGCACTCGGTATCCATTCCATTCCATCGTCCGATAACCCACCTGCAGGAACTATGGTATGGATATGTGGATGATACGCCAGAGTTTGTCCCCAGGTATGCAGCAGTGCAACAGCTCCGGCTTGTGCTCCAAGATATTCTGTATTCTTAGCACATTGAACCAATGTTTTTCCGACCGCTTTGAACAACAAGCCGTAAGCAACTTGTTGATTGATATAAAACAGATTATGCAGACACGATGGAATGGTAAATACAATATGAAAATGTTTTACCGCTGGAAGATTAGCAGCTAACTTATCCACCCATTGCATTCGTTTTATGTACTGACATTTGGGACAATTACGATTACGGCACGAGTTGTATGATTGAACCTTATTATCACAGTTATTGCAATATAAAGTATGTCCACCTAGCTCGGATGTTCGGCAAGCTACAATATCTTCAAACGCTTTTTGCTGAACAGCGCAAAGAGTAAGATTGTCTGCTAAGTCATGTTTGTAATCCCGGAAAATGTCAGCAATTTCTATGGTTTGCTTTTTATTTTCCATTAGATAAAATCAATACAGGTTTATTTTATCTAATGGAGAAGTAAACTCATTGGTTTTTATATGAGCTACGTGCAAATATACGGCTGTGGTTTTAAATGAAGTGTGTCCCATGAACTGTTGTATCTGCCTCAGGTTTACACCTGCTTCCAATAAATGTGTAGCGAAACAATGCCGTAAGGTATGAAATGAAACGTCTTTTTTTATACCTGCCTTTTTTGCACTGTTCTTAACGATATGTTCCATAGATCTTTCCCACAAGGGTTGTCCTTTATGCCCGGCAGGTTCAAAGAGAAACTTTGTTGGTCTTTCCGCTTTGTAGTATTCACGGAGTGTTTCAAGTGTCTTTTGTGAAAGAATAGTATATCTGTCCTTTTTACCTTTTCCCTGAACTACATGCACTTGCATCCGCTGCGAATCAATGTCTTTTGGTTTAATTTGTAATACTTCCATTCTGCGTAAACCGGCAGAATAAGTGAGCATAAGGATGGCTTTGTGTTTCAGGTTATTCGTTACTGAAATCATCCTCCCAACTTCCTCAAGCGATAAAACAATAGGTAGTTTTTTCTCTGTGCGTGGTCGTTTTACACGGAATTCTTCCCATTCACGATGACATACAGCTACATAAAAGATTTTGAACGCACTAATAAGTTGATTTACGGTGGAAACAGAAGCCCCTTTTTGGGTAATCATAAAATGCAACTTAGATTTAAAGTCTTCGGTGGTAATCTCATACAACAATTTCCCAAATTCTTTTTCTAAATTGCAAAGTAGTTTACAATAGGTATCAATTGTGCGCGGACTGTAATTGCGAATCTGCATCTCCCTGATCAGCAAATTCTCGAAGGACTTGTTTGGGCTCATAGTGATATTTTTTTGAAGTTTATATCCTTCAAAATTATCACAAATCTCATTTACCGGAACGGTTTAGTTCAACATCTGTGTATACGCCATAATGTGGCGCATATCCAGTTTATCAATATAATTATAATTCTAATTTATCCAAGGGACTTTTGATTTGATCAAATCCTTTGTTTGTAATATGAGTGTATGTCTCTTTCCCTCTCCTTTTGCCCAATTTTAGGCGTATGTATCGTAAGATAACTTATCTTCTTTGTTTCTCAATTTTAAGTCACAAACATAAAAAATTATTTCTGATGCTACAATAACAAATATCAATTATTTTTCCATATAAGATGGAAAGGCAACAACAGGCAGAAAGTGGAAGAGGTCTAAAGAGAACTACGGTTGAAAGTTTAAGGTGTAAAGTTTATAGAGAAACAACAGTCTAAAGGCAAACTGGTTAAAAGTTGAAGGTTTAAGGTGTAAAGTTTATAGAGAACTACGGTTGAAAGTTTAAGGTGTAAAGTTGAAAGGCAACAACAAGTCTCAAGAAAAGAGTTCTTTAATCATTTATCGCTAACCGCTGTATGTTGATTTCCATTGTCAACTGTCAACTGTCAATTGTCAATGGAATCGGTCATGCAGTCATTTGATTCTCCAACAATCCACCCGGTGGCCAGAGACCACCGGATGAGATGTTACGACGGCTAGGTCACGATTGTGTTTTCGAGTTTTGACCACGGGCTGGCCAGTTCAGGATGTTTGGTGTTGTACCATCGGAGGTAGATATAGAGGAATTTACCTATGTTGCCTGCCCCGAGTGAAAGATTGAAAATCGCCTTTGTGGAGATATTCATCTTCAGGCCCGGCGCCTCTTCCGATTCGGGTGGTGTTTCGCTCACCATGTAGAGATATTGCACGCAGTTGGCTCCGGGATAAATGGAGTAACGGCTCCCGATAGAGCTACGGCATTTCACCGACACCACGTTACCCCCCAAGGGAGCAAGGGTCACCGACACCGATTCCTGAATGGGTTTCTCCCCTACTGTCCGTGCTTCAGCATCCAAAGTGCCTTTACCGATATGAAACATGGCCAGGTCGTCAATAGTGACGGAGACCGAGGCCGCAATACGATCGAGAAAGTGGGACAATTTATTAAAATCGACTGTGTTGCTGATGATTTTCAGTAATTTGTCTTTTACGGTGGTGGTACGGCTGTTTTTCTTGTCCACATAGAGGGCATAGAGAGGACTCCACTGGGTGTTGAAACTCTTCCACTGCGTCACCTCTTCTTCTGTGATTCCCAACCGGGTGGCATTTGTGGTGGGTGTCCCCGCCTCAAGATAGGCTGTGGTGGTGGTGATGTACTCGTCGAATTGATTTATCGAACGTGGAATTCTAGCTGTGTTTGTCATACTTTTTTTGTTTTAATTGTTAAATAAATAAAGTCAGGCGATTGATATGCACGAAACCAATGAAGAGCGGTAGCTACTGATGCACTCTCAACCGGTTTATGATTTCAACCGTTTTTTCTTTTTGACAGGCAGGTATAATGTTGCATGAAACCTATCCCGATTGTTATTAAAGTGTTTGGAAAAAATTTCAAGACGGGGAGTTATATCAATCATGTATTCATTGCCGTCTTGCCAATTCCGTGTGATATAATTCCATGCGGCATGCAGTTCCTCTTCTTTTCCCGAGAAATGATAACAGGCATAAGTACCACCCTTTATCCATTTCGAGTTGTACAAACGCCGTGGCTTTGTAAACGCCGTGTTTATGGAAAAACAAACATCATAGCGGCATTTGTTGTGAGGTGTGTAATCGGGGTCATCGTGTATCACCCCGATGGATTGGCATACCTCCAGGTTGTCCTGCATAACGCAGGTGGACAAGGAGCAAAAGTTGCTACGGATTTTTTCAGGAGTATATCCTTTGAATACCCTCCGGTATACCACAAACCGATCGGCCATCTCACAAATGCCCCCGAACCGGATGTCGGATTCAAAATCAGGATTGATATGGCGCGTGACAGGCTTCTGCTTCAGAAACCGTGCATGTGAAGGCAGGATGCCAAAGGCTTTGTTGAAGGCAGTACTAAAGCTACCGGAATACCCATAGCCTAACAAGACTGCAATAAGCTGAATAAGCAGGGAAGGTTCGGCATGCAGGATACGGTAGGCTAATTCCATCTTGACACGTATAATATAATTATCATAGGATTCTCCTGTTATTTCTTTAAACAAACACCACAATTTAGTGGTTGAAACAGGAACCATTTGGGCAATCTCCATATAAGTGCCGTGATGGCCAAGATTGGCTTCGATGTGCTCCAGTATACGCGTAATATGCACAATTTGTTCTACTGTTATCATATCATGTATTAAAATTTTGAATTGCAAAAATAATAGTTAATTAAAGAGGCAAATTATGATTTTCCACATTTATTTTATTTCAACCAAAAACAATGAGTTTTCAATTATTAAAACAGGACAGGCTTTAGATGATTCACTAACAAGAAAGGAGATCCATAGCAATGCATAAAATTTCAGATCACATTTTTACTCCAACAATGTGCATTGTTACTCCAACAATGTGCATTGTTACTCCAACAATGTGCATTGATACTCTAATAATGTGCATTATTACTCTAACAATGTGCATTGATACTCTAATAATGTGCATTGATACTCCAACAATGTGCATTGATACTCCAACAATGTGCATTGATGCTCTAATAATGTGCATTGATACTCCAATAATGTGCATTGATACTCTAACAATGTGCATTATTACTTTAAAAATGTGATCGTAACATTGAATCAGTTGACACAATGACGACCATATATTACACAATAACAAGATGTTACATAAAACGCAACCTGATCCGTCGAATTTATAAATCTGACGGGACAAGGATAAAGAAAACCAAACCCTACCCCTGTTCCGGGTACTTCCCTTCATCAGAAGGACAGAACAATCTGACAAACAAGCTAAGGCGAATCGGGTTGCCTGACCCGTTGGATTTGTAAATCCGTCGCGACGGAAGCAGAGCGGCTTTGCTGGTTTACAATCATATCTTCGGGTGTTTTTCCGTATGGCATAAATCCTGTTTCCAAATTTCGCTTTCCTTCCCTTGCTGCAGAGCCGCTCAATATTTGTTACAGAAGGATGATACGATATCGCCAGGAAGATGCAGGGCGTCGTAATATTAAATCAGTTGGCACAATGATGCCCCTGCCATGTCGGGTTTGTAAATCCAACGCGACGAGGTTAAAGAAAACCTAACCCTAACCCCGTTCCGGGTACTTCCCTTCATCAGAAGGGCAGAACAATCTGGCAAACAAACCAAGGCGAACAGGGTTGCCTGACCCATCGGATTGTTACATCCGACGAGACGGGAAGAGAATGGCCGAAAGCCGGGAGAGACCAATAAGCCGAAATGACAAAAAAGTTTTATTTCCGGAAAAAATCAAGACGGCTTCTTCTTCAATAGTAGCCGAAGAGAAGAGAAATGAGGGAAACCCTTCATCCCTGAAATTGCAGAAAGGAGATCAGTTTATCCCGAAAAATGTGCCCGCACACACAACAAATATCCAAACTTTATTTTTTATATTTGCAGTGGTTAACCACGCACATTTTACTATGGCTGAAAATAAAAATATCAAGATCAAAGATATTGCCCAAATGGCTGGCGTTTCGGTTGGCACAGTCGACCGCGTACTGCATGACAGGGGGCGGGTGTCTGAAGAAAACCTCAAAAAGGTAAAAGCCATTCTGGAAGTGGTCAATTATCAGCCGAACATGATGGCCCGGACCCTTGCCTCAAAGAAACACTATAAAATTGCCGTCATCATTCCCGCTTTTCAACCGGGAGAGTACTGGGAAAAGGTATATAAAGGCATACAACGGGCTGAAGGAGAGTTTGCGGGCTATGGCGTACATCTTGAGAAATTTTTGTTCGACCAGCACAACAGCCATTCACTACGCAAAATCATCAACGAGCTACTGGCAGGATCTTTTGATTTTAATGCCGTCTTAATGGCTACCCTGTTTTCGAACCTGATGATTGAATTTTCCCAAACGCTGGATCTTCTCAGGATTCCGTATAATTATATCGATGCCAATATCCCCGCACAGCAGCAATTGGCCTATTTTGGAACCAATTCCGGGGATAGCGGTGAGATCGGAGCCAAGATGTTACTGTATAACATCAAAAAGAATGCTGATATTGTCATTCCCAAAATATTAAACATAGGCGATCAGGACTCCAATCAATGGATCAACCGGGAAACCGGATTCCTGGATTACCTGAACCATACCGCCTATAGCGGCACAATCCATCGTATTGAGCTGTATCTGGATGATCCGGTTTATAACTTCAGGGAGCTCGATATTCTGCTAAAGAGTAAACCGAAAATCAGGGGTGGCATTGTCTTTAACTCCAAAGCCCATATCCTTGCCAATTATCTGAAAATAAGAAACATCAACGACATCAGTGTCATCGGGTATGATGTCATCGAAGCAAACATCAAACTGCTCAAGGAAGGCATCATCAAAGCCCTGATCGCACAACGCCCACAACAACAGGGCTATGAAGGGATAAAATCGCTCTGCGAATACCTTATTCTAAAGAAGACCCCGCCAAAAGAAAATTATCTCCCTATTGATATTCTTTTGCCCGAAAACATTGATTACTATCAAAACCAATGATTACACTATCCCGGTATGTGTGCGCGAACACAACCATTAAGACAATTCATATTCACGCATTTAACTATCTATTCACTCTATAAATTACACTACACTATGAAGAAACAGATTATTTTTATCGGTATGGCTGTATGCCTTGCATTACCGATGGCGCTGAAGGGGGCTATTACAGCTCCAAAAGCCGATCATCCTGATTTCAATGCCCGTGCCCGGAAGATCGTTGCCCAAATGACACTGGATGAGAAGATATCCCAGCTTCACGGGATACAGAATGACACCGACTTCCGCATTGTCCCCGGCATCCCCCGGCTGGGCATCCCTCCGTTGACCGTCTGCAACGGGCCTGCCGGACTGGGACCTGCCGGATATGGCCACCAGGGAAAAGCAACTGCATTGTCTGCCCCTATCTCCCTTGCAGCTACATGGGATACGCAAGCCGCATATGATTATGGCAAAGTGGCTGGTGAGGAATCCCTGTTGTTAGGCAACATCTTCCTGGAATCGCCGGATGTTAACATAGCACGCACTCCCCACGGCGGAAGAACCTTCGAAAGCTTCGGGGAAGACCCTTTTCTGACAAGCCGGATGGGAGTGGGTGAAATCAAAGGCATTCAAAGTTGCGGCATCATTGCCAATGTGAAACATTATGTGGCTAACAACCAGGAATCCGACCGGTTCAAAATCAATGAGATCATTGATGGACGTACATTGCGGGAGATCTACCTGCCGGCTTTCAGGGCAGCTGTCGAAGAAGGACATGTAGGCTCCGTCATGGCAGCATATAATAAGGTCAATGGTACTTTTTGCAGTGAGAATGACTTCCTGTTAACGGATATCCTGCGGAAAGAGTGGAAGTTCGATGGCTTTATTACTTCCGATTTCGGTGCCGTACATAGCACTGTCCCTGCCGCCAGGGGAGGCTTGGATGTGGAAATGCCTACTGGCATCTATTTCGGCAATGCACTGAAAAGAGCAGTCATGTCGGGAGAAGTCTCCGAATCCCTGTTAAATGAAAAGCTAATCCGCAGGTATAGTACCATGATGCGCTTCGGTGTATGGGAGACTCCCCAACAAGGTGCCATCCCGGTGATGAAGGATGCAGCCATTGCCATGAAGATTGGAGCAGAAGGGGTGGTGTTGCTGAAGAACCAGCATAATGTACTGCCGTTGGA encodes the following:
- a CDS encoding S9 family peptidase; translation: MKQLIYVLMAILCLSAGHSYAQKKAFTIADLYKMRNVGTPVVSPDGKQIAFTLTDYNLPAGKAMVNIYVADANGSHLRPITSNGKGNENPLWTNDGRGIYYVSSASGTPQLYLYTFSSGQSRKITNFSMGVDAPVLSPNNQLIAFAADVYPECGANSRCNEITDSLATNGPVQAYLADHLLFRHWTQYAAGKYSHVIVYNLQTHTYTDVTPGKYVSPTFMLGGGIGYNFSPDSKELCYVSNHDAHPEASTNADLFIVPVTGGKAVDITKDNKAWDGSPVYSPDGKYIAYRKQVIPGYESDLFRIALYNRQTGESKIITGSFDNWIDDLKWGADSKSIYFTGEVLGREPVYKIDIENQAIITPVSGAKTIYGFDLDRQGNLYYTASTVGKPVALYRMDASGNARASQLTFFNRKLEEEVDIRPADTMWVAGVDGKKVEVFIVKPHDFNPARKYPLILNVHGGPQSQWMNSFRGDWQVYPGAGYVVAFCNPHGSTGYGQAYTREISGDWGGKPFEDLMKVTDALANLSYVDSTRMGAMGWSYGGYMMNWFQARTKRFKCLASMMGLYDLRSEWGATEELWFPNFDLKGQPWNSDLYKKFSPSEYVRNFATPTLIITGQLDFRVPYTQGIQYFTTLQTLGIPSRLIIFKNDGHWPNVVKSMPLYYDAHLDWFHKYLGGAPAPYNVKELVRNQVFSPVKELK
- a CDS encoding superoxide dismutase, translating into MKHELPALPYATNALAPKISQQTIELHWGKHAQTYVNNLNNLIPGTPFEHASLEDIILKAEGPIFNNGAQTWNHIFYFTQFSPSPKAKPEGKLAEAIDKSFGSFEAFKEQFSKAAVGLFGSGWAWLVKKADGSLEVIQESNAGNPLRKGLTPVLTCDVWEHSYYVDYQNRRGDYVSIFWDVLDWKVIESRF
- a CDS encoding IS91 family transposase encodes the protein MENKKQTIEIADIFRDYKHDLADNLTLCAVQQKAFEDIVACRTSELGGHTLYCNNCDNKVQSYNSCRNRNCPKCQYIKRMQWVDKLAANLPAVKHFHIVFTIPSCLHNLFYINQQVAYGLLFKAVGKTLVQCAKNTEYLGAQAGAVALLHTWGQTLAYHPHIHTIVPAGGLSDDGMEWIPSAKKFFVPVKVLSAVFRGILCRFLEEAINKGEIKLPEDTVCFQTLKTKCYDKKWVVYAQKPFSSPDNLIRYLGNYTHRVAISNHRIVDYKAGKVTFYYKDNKAGGTRKAMTLEAREFIRRFMQHILPTGFCKIRYFGFMAMCNRKSQLDLCYSIILTPTCLSKLTGLQAMEVLQIITGKDPVICPKCNKGKLTIIPNNSNLHIEPG
- a CDS encoding tyrosine-type recombinase/integrase; amino-acid sequence: MSPNKSFENLLIREMQIRNYSPRTIDTYCKLLCNLEKEFGKLLYEITTEDFKSKLHFMITQKGASVSTVNQLISAFKIFYVAVCHREWEEFRVKRPRTEKKLPIVLSLEEVGRMISVTNNLKHKAILMLTYSAGLRRMEVLQIKPKDIDSQRMQVHVVQGKGKKDRYTILSQKTLETLREYYKAERPTKFLFEPAGHKGQPLWERSMEHIVKNSAKKAGIKKDVSFHTLRHCFATHLLEAGVNLRQIQQFMGHTSFKTTAVYLHVAHIKTNEFTSPLDKINLY
- a CDS encoding AraC family transcriptional regulator, translated to MITVEQIVHITRILEHIEANLGHHGTYMEIAQMVPVSTTKLWCLFKEITGESYDNYIIRVKMELAYRILHAEPSLLIQLIAVLLGYGYSGSFSTAFNKAFGILPSHARFLKQKPVTRHINPDFESDIRFGGICEMADRFVVYRRVFKGYTPEKIRSNFCSLSTCVMQDNLEVCQSIGVIHDDPDYTPHNKCRYDVCFSINTAFTKPRRLYNSKWIKGGTYACYHFSGKEEELHAAWNYITRNWQDGNEYMIDITPRLEIFSKHFNNNRDRFHATLYLPVKKKKRLKS